The Thermosynechococcus sp. genome has a segment encoding these proteins:
- a CDS encoding sugar transferase, giving the protein MRSQASPRDIRAPRSPRMVLRSETAFALLLLASDLLGLVLAWKLALQLNRFYAPLPPDLATWYWWGLPSVFWLFTGGLLFLVALSGLYHPRGHWKNYLRLAKVLSLGYLLALAIAYFYDPKVDLPRSLFFSAWGLSVVLAVVLRLGVSLGFKIWSLRQPIRAFLVAPPERQEYLSTLLAQRANYKIVGTAIASTANEPATLAAILNCQAQEVVVEGLPPAHLASTLYWQLRQHGIALRLIPSSVEMLYRRGTPEIVAALPTLRVDMTYLQGWEYRLKRYLDVILALIGLVVLAPLFIVVAIAIKLTSPGPVFFRQERVGLHGQVFQMWKFRTMRADAPQLQAQLEAQNEAADGILFKVKNDPRRTRLGSFLRKTSIDELPQLFNVLWGDMSLVGPRPLPLRDVARFHSWHHIRHQVMPGITGLWQISGRSQIADFDEAARLDLYYIDNWSLNLDLEILVETVRIVLVGSGAY; this is encoded by the coding sequence ATGCGTTCGCAAGCTTCTCCCCGGGATATTCGGGCCCCCCGCTCCCCTAGGATGGTGCTGCGTTCAGAAACCGCCTTTGCCCTGTTGCTCTTGGCGAGCGACTTACTGGGGCTGGTGCTGGCCTGGAAGCTGGCACTGCAACTGAATCGCTTTTATGCCCCCCTTCCCCCTGATCTAGCCACTTGGTACTGGTGGGGGTTGCCTAGTGTCTTTTGGCTTTTTACAGGGGGTCTGTTGTTTTTGGTTGCCCTGAGTGGGCTTTATCACCCGCGGGGACATTGGAAAAATTATTTGCGCCTAGCCAAGGTGTTGAGCTTGGGCTACTTGTTGGCGCTGGCGATCGCCTACTTCTATGATCCAAAAGTGGATTTGCCGCGCTCACTGTTTTTTAGTGCTTGGGGCCTAAGTGTGGTCTTGGCGGTCGTCCTGCGGCTAGGGGTGAGTTTAGGCTTCAAAATTTGGAGCCTGCGGCAACCGATACGGGCCTTTCTCGTGGCGCCCCCAGAGCGACAGGAGTACCTCAGCACGCTGCTGGCACAACGCGCTAACTACAAAATTGTCGGCACTGCGATCGCCAGCACGGCCAACGAACCGGCAACCCTCGCTGCGATTCTCAACTGCCAAGCCCAAGAGGTGGTTGTCGAGGGATTGCCCCCAGCTCACCTGGCCTCTACCCTCTATTGGCAACTGCGACAACATGGCATTGCCCTGCGCCTAATCCCCTCTAGTGTGGAAATGCTCTACCGCCGCGGCACGCCAGAAATTGTGGCGGCTTTGCCGACCCTACGGGTGGATATGACCTACCTGCAGGGCTGGGAGTATCGGCTGAAACGCTATTTGGATGTGATTTTGGCCCTCATTGGCCTTGTGGTGCTGGCGCCCCTATTTATCGTCGTGGCGATCGCCATCAAACTCACCTCCCCAGGGCCTGTCTTCTTCCGCCAAGAACGAGTGGGACTCCATGGACAGGTCTTTCAAATGTGGAAATTTCGCACCATGCGTGCCGACGCACCGCAACTGCAAGCCCAGTTGGAGGCACAAAATGAGGCCGCTGATGGCATTCTGTTCAAAGTTAAAAACGATCCGCGTCGCACGCGCCTCGGCAGTTTTCTGCGCAAAACCAGTATTGATGAACTGCCCCAACTGTTTAACGTCCTCTGGGGAGACATGAGTTTAGTCGGACCCCGTCCCCTACCCCTACGGGATGTTGCCCGTTTCCATTCCTGGCATCATATTCGCCATCAAGTGATGCCCGGTATAACGGGCCTATGGCAAATCTCTGGTCGCTCCCAAATTGCTGATTTTGACGAAGCAGCACGCCTCGATCTTTACTACATTGACAACTGGTCTTTGAATCTGGATTTAGAAATTCTTGTGGAAACTGTGCGTATTGTCCTCGTTGGTAGCGGTGCCTACTAG